In a single window of the Syntrophorhabdaceae bacterium genome:
- a CDS encoding NYN domain-containing protein codes for MRRVGIFIDMQNIYLTTKTLYGKWKINFDKLREFFEKDDTFTTFSVFMCYDLDNQPQRSFLNALGLLGYRVISKPIRKLPDGLVKANMDLEIAVEIMSQADYLDEVILVSGDADFRVLVDFLCRKGKMVTVVGPEKFTSTELILSCHRFVSFQKIEGIMDID; via the coding sequence ATGAGAAGAGTAGGTATTTTCATTGACATGCAGAACATATATCTAACCACAAAAACTCTGTATGGGAAATGGAAAATCAATTTTGACAAGCTTCGGGAGTTCTTCGAAAAAGATGATACCTTCACCACTTTTAGTGTTTTTATGTGCTACGATTTAGACAATCAGCCACAGCGTTCGTTTCTAAACGCTTTAGGCCTACTTGGTTATAGAGTTATTTCTAAACCAATCCGAAAACTCCCTGATGGATTAGTTAAAGCCAACATGGATTTGGAGATAGCTGTTGAGATCATGAGCCAAGCAGACTATCTTGATGAAGTTATATTAGTTAGTGGTGATGCCGACTTTAGAGTTCTGGTAGATTTTTTGTGTAGGAAAGGCAAGATGGTAACAGTTGTTGGTCCAGAAAAATTCACATCTACTGAGCTGATCCTTTCTTGCCATCGCTTTGTCAGTTTTCAAAAGATCGAAGGCATTATGGATATTGATTGA